In Pseudomonas sp. FP1742, the DNA window GGGGCTCGGCGCGACCGAGAGCTCTTCATGGGCGGGGTATGGCGCGCTGCTGGTCGGCGGCACGGCAGCGGCATATTGCTGGGTGCATGGCGATGGCGACGAAGACGGCGATGGCGTGCCGGACAGTCGCGACAAGTGCCCGCACACACCTAGAGGCGTGCGAGTCGATGCCGACGGCTGCCCTCCACCCGCGCCTGCACCAGTGGTCGAAGAGAAGGCGGTGGTCAAGGAAGAGGTCATCGTTATCCGTGATGTTCACTTCAAGTTCGACTCAGCCACGCTCACTCCTTCCGATAAAGAGGTACTCAACACCGTTGCCACGCGCCTGAAACAGGAATCCGCCAGCGCCAGGCTGACCGTCACCGGGCATACCGACAGCGTCGGCAGCGATAAATACAACCAGAAACTGTCGGACAGACGCGCCCATTCGGTGGTGGAATACCTGATTTCCCAAGGCGTGCCACGCAGCAGTTTCGTGTCTGTGACCGGTGCCGGTGAAAGCCAGCCGGTGGCCGATAACAAAACCGCTGACGGCCGTGCGTTGAACCGGCGTACGGAAATCAAAATCGACCGCTAAGCCCCTCGCGCTCCGCGGCTTGTACAGTCGCGGATGCGGGTCTTTACTCCTGTGTGACCGGTATGGGCCGGTGACACAGGAGCATACACAATGAGCGTTCTCACAAGGACCGTTTTGCCGGTTCTGCTGCTTGGCAGCCTTCTGACCGGTTGCGCGACTCACAGCGATGGCACTGCCCCCCTCAATCAACGTACCTGGCCGATCTGCAGTGTCATTGGCGGACTGGTGGGTGGAGGTTTGGGCGCGATCGAAAGTGGCGGTTGGGCGGCGGGAGGCGCGGCGCTCGGGATCTTGACCGGTGGCTTGATCTGTTACGCCCAGGATGGCGATGAAGACGGTGACGGTGTCTTCGATCGACGGGATCGCTGCCCCGATACGCCCGCCAATACACCTGTCGATCATCACGGTTGTCCGCTGCCGCAGTACCCGGCCAGCGTGAAACCTGCCGAACCCGAAGCCGCGAAATCCGAAGTCATCACCCTGAGCAGTAGCGTGTTGTTCGCGTACAACAAGTCCGAGCTGACGCCCGCCGCGCGCAGTGAGCTGGATTCGCTGATGCCCAAATTGCAGAGCGCCGATGTGGTGAGCGTCAAAGTCGTCGGCCATACCGACAGCCAGGGTTCGGACGCCTATAACCAGAAACTGTCGGAACGGCGTGCCAGCAGCGTGGCGGCCTACCTGTTGAGTCGTGGCCTGGCGCCGAACAAACTCACCAGCGAAGGCAAGGGTGAAAGCCAGCCGGTGGCCGACAACGACACGGAAGAAGGGCGGGCGCAGAACCGTCGCGTGGAGTTGCACATCAATCGCTAGGCTCGGCGATCAAGAGGCCCGTGATAGAGCCGTCGGAGGACCATCAAGGTGGAGCCGACGGCCATTCGATGCCTTTCGGAAGAATTTTCTGCTGCCCTCTGGCTTATCCCGCGTGTAAGCCGTTACTGTGCGTGCAAATAAAAATTCTCGACGGGGGAGCGTATGAAGGTGTTTTGGGGGCTGGGGAAGTTGTTGACCCTGCTGTTCTGGTTGGTGGTGCTGGTCAATCTGCTCATTCCGTTTATTCATCCACTGCACCTGTTGGTCAACCTGGCCGGCAGTCTGTTGGCACTGACTCATCTTCTGGAGCTGGTGTTCTGCAATCGCAGCCTCAAAGGTCGAGCCCACCCCTGGCGTGATCGCCTGAAGATTATCTTTTTCGGCGTTTTCCACCTGCAAACCATTCCGGCCCCGGCCACTGCGAAGGCTTCCCATGCGTAAACTCTGTCTGCTCGCCGCACTCATCAGCCCATTGGCCTGCGCCCAAGTGGTGAGTGTCGAAACCAATTCGCTGATGCGCTTGCCCAATACGACCAGTTCCTTGCAACTGGAACGGCTGGAAGTCGCCGATTACGGCACTTTGCTGATCCCCTCGAATGTGACCGAAGTAACGGTCGGTGAGCTGCACCTGGGACGCGACGCGCGGATCGCCATTGTGCCGAGCGAACAGGCTCTGGAATTGAAGGTCAACCGTGCCGAGTTGGCCGAAGGCAGCCAGATCACCGCACGGGGCGCTCCCGGAACGTATCTCAAGGCTGCCCGCTCAGGGCGCAATCTGAATGTGCAGATCAAAGCGCTGAACGCACCGCAATTGTCGGTAGACGCTCGCGGTGGCGCGGGCGCTCCGGGGTTTGTCGGCCTTGACGGGGCCAACGGCCAAGCACCGGGTTGCACCTGGGGCCAGGCCGGTCGCGGCGCCGACGGCAGTGATGGCAGCGATGGCCAGCCGGGTGCGCCGGGGGCGCTGGTTCGGCTGGAGGTGCCGCGTGACTATCCGGCGCAGCAGATCAAGGTCGAGGTGGCGGGCGGGGTCGGTGGCGCGGCCGGCCCGGGTGGCAAACCGGGAGCGGGCGGCAAGGCCAAGGGCTGCATTATCTATAAAGCCGATGGCGGCAAGAGCGGTCGCCCTGGTGCCGACGGCCAGCCAGGGCCTGCCGGGGCGGCGGGTTCGGTGAGCATTCAGCGGTTGTAAGCAGTTTCTGAAACGATTGTTCCCACGCTCTGCGTGGGAACGCAGCCCGTGACGCTCCGCGTCACTGGACGCGGAGCGTCCCTTGAGGCATTCCCACGCAGAGCGTGGGAACGATCACGGCCTGGCCGCCGCAATCGCCACCAGCACCAACCCCACCACCAGGTTAATCCCCACCAACCGGCGAATTTTGCCCAGCGTCGCCGCCCCCGTCGGCCAATCCTGAGCCGCTACCGCCGTGCGCAGTTCCGGCAGCAGCAACGCTTGAATCCGGATAAACAGCGCGCTCATCACCACATACAGTCCCATCATCACCTGCACATACCGCGGCGCCGCTTCGAACCCGGCGAACTGCAAATGAATCATGCCCACACCGCTGATCGGCAAAAGCACCACCGCAACCCAGACCCAGCGGAAAAAACCTTGAAACACTTCCACCCACAGCTTCAACCGGGCAGGGCCTTCCAGCGCCTTCATCGCCGCGGGGCGCAGGACCATCCAGGCGAAAAACATGCCGCCGATCCAGACCAGAGCGGCCAGGACATGCAGGGTATAAACGATGCCAAAAGGTGTCATTGAGGTACTCCGTTCTGCGCGGGATTAATTAGCGGGGTATGATAGCGGCCGAACCGAACTACTGAAAATTTATCCAGCCTTTTTGCGCCCGACAATCCATGATCAGCACTGAACTCAAAACCACGATCCAGGGCGCCTACACGCGTTTTCTCGAAGCCAAGAGCCTCAAGCCGCGCTACGGCCAACGCCTGATGATCGCCGAAATCGCCAAGGTCCTCGGTGACATCGACACCGACGACGAAGGCCGGCGCAGTGGCGACCCCGCGATCGTCGCGGTGGAAGCCGGCACCGGTACCGGCAAAACCGTCGCTTATAGCCTGGCGGCCATCCCCGCCGCCAAGGCCGCCGGCAAGCGTCTGGTGATCGCCACGGCCACCGTGGCCCTGCAAGAGCAAATCGTCTACAAGGACTTGCCCGACCTGATGCGCAATAGTGGGCTGAATTTCAGCTTCGCCCTGGCCAAGGGGCGGGGGCGCTACATGTGCCTGTCCAAGCTCGACATGTTGCTCCAGGAAGGTCACGCGCAAACCGCTACCGCGCAGCTGTTCGAAGAAGAAGGCTTCAAGATCGAGGTCGATGAGGCCAGTCAGAAGCTGTTCACCAGCATGATCGAGAAACTTGCCGGCAATAAATGGGACGGTGATCGCGACAGTTGGTCCACCGCGCTCGAAGACGCCGACTGGGCGCGCCTGACCACCGATCACAGCCAGTGCACCAACCGTCATTGCCCCAACTTCGGCCAGTGCGCCTTCTACAAGGCCCGCGAAGGCATGGGCAAGGTCGACGTGATCGTCACCAACCACGACATGGTCCTGGCCGATCTGGCCCTGGGCGGCGGCGCGGTTCTGCCGGACCCGCGCGATACCATCTACGTGTTCGACGAAGGCCATCACCTGCCGGACAAGGCCATCGGCCACTTCGCCCATTACACACGCCTGCGCTCCACCGCCGACTGGCTGGAAGCCACCGCCAAGAACCTCACCAAATTGCTGGCCCAACACCCTTTGCCGGGCGATCTGGGCAAGTTGATCGAGCAGGTGCCGGAGCTGGCGCGGGAGATCAAGACCCAGCAGCAGTTCATGTTCAGTGCCTGTGAGCAGGTTGCCGACTTCAAACCCGGCGAAGACGTCGAAGGTCGCGAGCGGCCGCGTCACCGTTTCGTCGGCGGGGTGATTCCCGAACATATGCGTGAAATGGGCATCGAGCTGAAAAAGGGCTTTGCCCGGCTGACCGACCTGTTCACCCGGCTCACCGAACTGCTCAAAGAAGGCATGGACGGCGAGGTCAACATCGGCATCGCCAGCAACCAGGCCGAAGAGTGGTATCCGCTGTTCGGCAGCTTGCTGTCGCGTTCTTCGGGCAACTGGGAGTTGTGGACCGCCTTCACCGTCGAAGACCCGGAAGACAACCCGCCCATGGCCCGTTGGCTGACCCTGGCCGAAAGCGGTTCGCTGTTCGATATCGAGGTCAATGCCAGCCCGATCCTCGCGGCGGACATGCTGCGGCGCAACCTGTGGAATGTGGCTTACGGGGCGCTGGTGACCTCGGCGACCCTGACAGCCCTTGGCACCTTCGACCGTTTCCGCATGCGCGCCGGCCTGCCTAAAACTGCCGTGACCGCCGTGGTCCCGAGCCCGTTCCATCATGCCGACGCGGGCGTGTTGCGGGTGCCGGACCTGAAAGCCGACCCGCGTGATGCGCCGGCTCATACCGCGGCGATCATTCGCGACTTGCCGGAACTGGTCGAGGGTTCCCGTGGCACCCTGGTGCTGTTCTCCTCGCGCAAACAGATGCAGGACGTGTTCGACGGTCTGGATCGCGACTGGCGCAAGCAAGTGTTCATTCAAGGCAACCTGTCGAAGCAGGAAACCCTGAACAAGCACAAGGCGCGGGTCGATGGCGGGGATTCCAGCGTGCTGTTCGGCCTGGCGAGTTTTGCCGAGGGTGTGGATTTGCCCGGTGCCTACTGCGAACACGTGGTGATCGCCAAGATTCCGTTCTCGGTGCCCGACGATCCGGTCGAAGCCGCGCTGGCTGAGTGGATCGAAGCCCGTGGCGGCAATCCGTTCATGGAAATCTCCGTGCCGGACGCCTCGCTGAAACTGGTCCAGGCCTGTGGTCGCCTGCTGCGAACCGAAGAAGATCGCGGCACCATCACCTTGCTTGACCGTCGTTTGGTCACGCAGCGCTACGGTAAAGCTATTCTCAATGCGTTACCGCCATTTCGTCGTGAAATTTCCTGATGCGCCAGTGGGCAAATTTGCCCACTGCGTTGTCTACCTCACTGCCACCGCTTTTCCATTGGCTCATTAATGGTCGTAAGGGAGAACCACGTTCCTATGATTCGCCGTTCGTTGCCCGCTGTTTTTGCCTTGATGTTTGCAGCCCCTTTGCTGGCGGCCCCTGAAGGCCAGCAGACGCTGTTCAACTTTGTGCGTCCCGCCGATGTGGTTCAAGTGGCGACCCAGGACGCCAGCCTGCCGCAATCCAACGCGGAGCAAACGGCCGAAGGCGAAGTGTTGCGTCGCGTGACCTTCAACCCGGCTGCCCAGCCGACCTTGCGCCTGACGCCGCAGACCGGTGCCTGGGACTGGTCGCAGTCGGGCGCCATGAGCCTGCGAATCCAGAGCGCGATGAACTGGGCCGTGACCCTGTACGTGAAAATCCAGAGCAACGACGGCAAGACTCTGGTCAGCCGTGTCGACTTGCCGGCCGGCCCGGCGCAAACCTTGTTGATACCACTGCAGCCGAGTTCGCCGCTGAGCCAGGGCATGAAAGCCGGCCCGCCGATGCCGATCAACGTCGAGGGGCAGCGTGTATTGCTGGCCAGCAGCACCGGTGAGCTGGATCGCAGCCAGGTGGTGTCGGTGACTTTGTCGATGGATCAGCCGAAAGTCGCCCAAAGCATCCTGCTCGAGCGCTTCGGCGTGCAGGACGGCGAGGCTGCCACCAAAGCTGCTTATGGCGGTCTGGTGGACGCTTACGGTCAATCGACCCGGGCCAAATGGCCAGAGAAGATCAGCAGCGACGAGCAACTGAAATCCGCCGCCGCCAAAGAACAGCAACAGCTGAAAACCTGGCTGGCCGAGCGCGAGAAGGCGCCCCTGGACAAGTTCGGCGGCTTGAGCAAAGGCCCGGTGTTCAAGGCCAGCGGCTTTTTCCGCACCGAAAAGCGTGACGGTCGCTGGTATCTGGTGACCCCGGAAGGCCATCCGTTCTATTCCCTTGGCGTCAACACCGTGACCCCGAGCATCAATCAGACCTACGTTGCCGGTCGCGAGTGGATGTTCGAGTTCCTGCCCAAACCCGACGAACCCCTGGCCAGCCACTATGGCGAAGGCGACAACCGTGGCGGCAACGGTGTCGATCAGGGCCGAGCCTACAACGCCGGTCGTTGGTACGATTTCTATGGCGCCAACCTGCAGCGTCTGTATGGCGACCCTTGCGCACCGGGCAGCGAAACCGAGGCGGGTGTCGCCGAAGCGGCCAAGGCCGATGCGGTGGAGGCGACGGCTGACAAGGCCGCCGAGCAATCAGCCGCGCCTGCGCCTACCGAGTCCGGAACCGGTGTTGCCGAAGCGGACAAGACCGGGGCGGTTGAAGCGTCGGTCGAAAAGGCGGCCGCCGAACCCTGCAAAGCAACTGTCGACGAACAACGCTGGGCCAGTCACACCCTCGACCGTCTGCAAGCCTGGGGTTTCAACACGATCGGCAATTGGAGCGCACCGGTGTTGGGCAACGCTGACCGTGTGCCGTACACCTTGCCGCTGTCGATCGTCGGCGATTACGCCAGCATCAGCACCGGCACCGATTGGTGGGGTGGCATGCCCGATCCGTTCGATCCGCGTTTCGCCATGGCTACCGAACGCGCCGTGGCCATCGCCGCCCGCGACCATCGCGACGATCCATGGCTGATCGGTTATTTCGCCGACAACGAACTGGCCTGGGCCGGTCCCGGCGACGACCCGAAGTCCCGCTATGCGCTGGCCTACGGCACCTTGAAAATGACCACTGACGTTCCGGCCAAACGCGCCTTCCTCAAGCAACTGCGCGATAAGTACCGCAACCAGGCGGGGTTGTCGAAAGCCTGGGGCATTGATCTGCCGGCTTGGGAATTGATGGAAGACCCAGGCTTCGTGCCACCGGAGCCGAGCGCCGAACACCCGGAAATCGAAGCCGACTTCAAATACTTCCAGAAGGTGTTCGCCGACACCTACTTCAAGACCGTTTCCGATTCGCTCAAATGGCACGCGCCGAACCAGTTGTTACTGGGCGGCCGCTTTGCCGTCAGTTCCCCCGAGGCAGTCGAGTCCTGTGCGCAATACTGCGACGTGTTGAGCTTCAACATGTACACCCTGCAACCCCAGGACGGTTACGACTTCGCCAAACTGCGCAGTCTGGACAAACCGGTGCTGATCACCGAATTCAACTTCGGCTCGGCAGATCGCGGCCCGTTCTGGGGTGGCGTGACGCAATTGGCGAAGGAGGAAGACCGCGGCACGGCTTACGCCCACTTCCTCAAACAGGCGATGAGCGAGCCGTCGATTGTCGGGGTGCACTGGTTCCAGTACCTCGATCAGCCGGTGACCGGTCGCCTGCTGGATGGCGAGAACGGGCACTTCGGTCTGGTAGGCATTACTGATCTGCCGTTCCAGGGCTTTGTCGACAGTGTGCGTAAAAGCAACGGGCAGATTATCGATCAACTCGGCAAAGAGGCCGAGAAGGCCCGCGCTGAAGCGGATAAAGCCAGTCATGATGTCGAGGGCGGCAGGAAAGGCGAGGCAGGCAAAGGCCCGGGCAAGGGCGCTGGCCATGCGGGTGGGCATTCGGGCAATGGCCACTGATTCCTGATAGACCTGTGGCGAGGGGGCTTGCCCCCGTTGGGCCGCGAAGCGGCCCCCATGCTTACAGATGCACCGCGAATACAGGTTTTTGCGACCGCTTCGCAGTCGAACGGGGGCAAGCCCCCTCGCCACGGGGATTGCATCGTTGATGTCTGTGGCATTTCCATGAGCGGGCGACCGCCCGGCCCGATCCTGTTCCCAAATCCTTCAAGGGCTGGAACAATGCGGCCACTTTTGTTGAGCGTCTATCCGGGAGCGTTGCGGGTGCAGATTCAGGGTCATTACGAGCTTAAATTCGAAGCGGTGCGTGAAGCGTTTGCGGCGCTGTTCGACGATCCTCAAGAGCGTGGCGCGGCGTTGTGCATCCGGATCGGTGGTGAAACCGTCCTTGACCTTTGGGCCGGCACCGCCGACAAGGACGGCCATGAGGCCTGGCACAGCGACACCATCGCCAACCTGTTCTCCTGCACCAAGACCTTCACCGCCGTGGCGGCCCTGCAATTGGTGGCCGAAGGCAAACTGCAACTCGACGCCCCGGTCGCCCGTTACTGGCCCGAATTTGCCGCTGCCGGCAAAGAATCCGTGACCTTGCGTCACTTGCTCTGCCATCAGGCCGGTTTGCCGGCCCTGCGCGAGTTGCTACCCCCTGAGGCGCTTTACGACTGGCAGACCATGGTCAATGCCCTGGCCGCCGAAGCGCCATGGTGGACGCCGGGCCAAGGTCATGGTTATGCGGCAATCACCTATGGCTGGCTGGTCGGCGAATTGCTGCGTCGCGCCGACGGTCGTGGGCCGGGCGAGTCCATTGTGGCGCGGGTTGCCAAGCCCTTGGGGCTGGATTTTCACGTCGGCCTGGCCGATTCAGAGTTCCATCGCGTGGCGCACATCGCCCGTAGCAAGGGCAACCTCGGCGATGCCGCGGCCCAGCGCTTGCTGCAAGTAACCATGCGTGAACCGACGGCCATGACCACTCGGGCCTTCACCAACCCGCCGTCGATCATGACCAGCACCAACAAACCGGAATGGCGGCGCATGCAGCAGCCGGCGGCCAATGGCCACGGCAATGCCCGCAGCCTGGCCGGTTTCTACGCCGGTCTGCTCGATGGCAGTCTGCTGGAAAGCGAAATGCTCGACGAACTGACCCGCGAGCACAGCATCGGCGAAGACAAGACCTTATTGACCCGGACCCGCTTCGGCCTGGGTTGCATGCTCGATCAACCGGATGTACCCAACGCCACCTACGGCCTCGGCCCTCGGGCGTTCGGTCACCCGGGGGCTGGCGGCTCCATCGGTTTTGCTGATCCGGAGCATGATGTGGCCTTCGGCTTTGTGACAAATACCCTGGGACCGTACGTCTTGATGGATCCACGAGCCCAAAAGCTTGTGCGAGTACTGGCCACTTGTCTGTAAATCGCGCTTAAGGGGGCCAGGGCCGGAACCCGAAGGCTTTTGTGGTTTCAAAGCGTCTGTTTGACCGGGGGGCAACTCCGGTCTGACTTTTCATCACCTCATTTTGTGGATACCCAATGTCGTCCAATAAAACCCTCGCCCTGGCCCTGTGCTTTGCTATCACCGGTTGTGCACAAACCCCACAAAATGATGCCGCAGGTGGCAGCAGTTGGTGGCCATTCGGTTCTTCCGACAAGGTTGCGACTAAAGAACCCGCCCCGGCCCCGGCGCCCCTGAAACCTGCTGCCACGGCCCCCGTCACCAAAGCTGAAGCCGATGCCGGTGGCAAATGGTGGTGGCCGTTCGGCGGCAAGGAGCAGAGCACCGCCAAAGTCGTGCCGATGCCTGACCCGAAAGTCACCCAGGCCTGGCTCGACGACTACGAACCGCGCCTGCGCGAAGCGATCAAGGGCAGCAACCTGCAACTCGAACGCCGTGAAAACGTGCTGGTCGTCACGGCGCCGGTAGACGGCTCGTTCAACCCTGACCGCCCGGCCATGCTGCTGCCGGTGACCCTTGGCCCATTCACCCATGTCGCGAAAATCCTCGAAGCCGACCCAAAGACTGCCGTGCTGGTACTCGGTCACAGCGATACGTCGGGTTCCGCACCGGCCAACGTGAAACTGAGCCAGGAACGCGCCCAGGCAGTGGCGGCGATCTTCCGTCTCAGCGGTCTGCAGCGTGATCGCCTGATGCTGCGCGGCATGGGCGGTGAGGCACCGCGTGCGGCCAACGACAGTGCCGAAGGTCGTGCCTTGAACCGTCGTGTCGAGTTGCTGGTGACGCCGGCAAACACCATGGTCGCGTTGTTGAGCAAGTACAACATGCCGGCGCCGGCGCCGCTGACCAAGGTCGTCGCGCAAGACGTCAAGCCAGCGGCCACGCCTGTGACCCCGGCACCTGCTGCGAAAAAAGCGGCTGCCCCGGCGAAGAAAAAGGCACCGGCCAAGAAAGCGGCCACCAAGGCTCCAGCCAAAAAGGCTCCTGCGAAAAAGACCGCACCGGCC includes these proteins:
- a CDS encoding DUF1145 domain-containing protein, whose amino-acid sequence is MKVFWGLGKLLTLLFWLVVLVNLLIPFIHPLHLLVNLAGSLLALTHLLELVFCNRSLKGRAHPWRDRLKIIFFGVFHLQTIPAPATAKASHA
- a CDS encoding OmpA family protein — protein: MSVLTRTVLPVLLLGSLLTGCATHSDGTAPLNQRTWPICSVIGGLVGGGLGAIESGGWAAGGAALGILTGGLICYAQDGDEDGDGVFDRRDRCPDTPANTPVDHHGCPLPQYPASVKPAEPEAAKSEVITLSSSVLFAYNKSELTPAARSELDSLMPKLQSADVVSVKVVGHTDSQGSDAYNQKLSERRASSVAAYLLSRGLAPNKLTSEGKGESQPVADNDTEEGRAQNRRVELHINR
- a CDS encoding OmpA family protein — encoded protein: MSSNKTLALALCFAITGCAQTPQNDAAGGSSWWPFGSSDKVATKEPAPAPAPLKPAATAPVTKAEADAGGKWWWPFGGKEQSTAKVVPMPDPKVTQAWLDDYEPRLREAIKGSNLQLERRENVLVVTAPVDGSFNPDRPAMLLPVTLGPFTHVAKILEADPKTAVLVLGHSDTSGSAPANVKLSQERAQAVAAIFRLSGLQRDRLMLRGMGGEAPRAANDSAEGRALNRRVELLVTPANTMVALLSKYNMPAPAPLTKVVAQDVKPAATPVTPAPAAKKAAAPAKKKAPAKKAATKAPAKKAPAKKTAPAKAAADSKSATATDAPKQ
- a CDS encoding serine hydrolase domain-containing protein, producing MQIQGHYELKFEAVREAFAALFDDPQERGAALCIRIGGETVLDLWAGTADKDGHEAWHSDTIANLFSCTKTFTAVAALQLVAEGKLQLDAPVARYWPEFAAAGKESVTLRHLLCHQAGLPALRELLPPEALYDWQTMVNALAAEAPWWTPGQGHGYAAITYGWLVGELLRRADGRGPGESIVARVAKPLGLDFHVGLADSEFHRVAHIARSKGNLGDAAAQRLLQVTMREPTAMTTRAFTNPPSIMTSTNKPEWRRMQQPAANGHGNARSLAGFYAGLLDGSLLESEMLDELTREHSIGEDKTLLTRTRFGLGCMLDQPDVPNATYGLGPRAFGHPGAGGSIGFADPEHDVAFGFVTNTLGPYVLMDPRAQKLVRVLATCL
- a CDS encoding beta-galactosidase; this translates as MIRRSLPAVFALMFAAPLLAAPEGQQTLFNFVRPADVVQVATQDASLPQSNAEQTAEGEVLRRVTFNPAAQPTLRLTPQTGAWDWSQSGAMSLRIQSAMNWAVTLYVKIQSNDGKTLVSRVDLPAGPAQTLLIPLQPSSPLSQGMKAGPPMPINVEGQRVLLASSTGELDRSQVVSVTLSMDQPKVAQSILLERFGVQDGEAATKAAYGGLVDAYGQSTRAKWPEKISSDEQLKSAAAKEQQQLKTWLAEREKAPLDKFGGLSKGPVFKASGFFRTEKRDGRWYLVTPEGHPFYSLGVNTVTPSINQTYVAGREWMFEFLPKPDEPLASHYGEGDNRGGNGVDQGRAYNAGRWYDFYGANLQRLYGDPCAPGSETEAGVAEAAKADAVEATADKAAEQSAAPAPTESGTGVAEADKTGAVEASVEKAAAEPCKATVDEQRWASHTLDRLQAWGFNTIGNWSAPVLGNADRVPYTLPLSIVGDYASISTGTDWWGGMPDPFDPRFAMATERAVAIAARDHRDDPWLIGYFADNELAWAGPGDDPKSRYALAYGTLKMTTDVPAKRAFLKQLRDKYRNQAGLSKAWGIDLPAWELMEDPGFVPPEPSAEHPEIEADFKYFQKVFADTYFKTVSDSLKWHAPNQLLLGGRFAVSSPEAVESCAQYCDVLSFNMYTLQPQDGYDFAKLRSLDKPVLITEFNFGSADRGPFWGGVTQLAKEEDRGTAYAHFLKQAMSEPSIVGVHWFQYLDQPVTGRLLDGENGHFGLVGITDLPFQGFVDSVRKSNGQIIDQLGKEAEKARAEADKASHDVEGGRKGEAGKGPGKGAGHAGGHSGNGH
- a CDS encoding collagen-like protein codes for the protein MRKLCLLAALISPLACAQVVSVETNSLMRLPNTTSSLQLERLEVADYGTLLIPSNVTEVTVGELHLGRDARIAIVPSEQALELKVNRAELAEGSQITARGAPGTYLKAARSGRNLNVQIKALNAPQLSVDARGGAGAPGFVGLDGANGQAPGCTWGQAGRGADGSDGSDGQPGAPGALVRLEVPRDYPAQQIKVEVAGGVGGAAGPGGKPGAGGKAKGCIIYKADGGKSGRPGADGQPGPAGAAGSVSIQRL
- a CDS encoding CopD family protein; the protein is MTPFGIVYTLHVLAALVWIGGMFFAWMVLRPAAMKALEGPARLKLWVEVFQGFFRWVWVAVVLLPISGVGMIHLQFAGFEAAPRYVQVMMGLYVVMSALFIRIQALLLPELRTAVAAQDWPTGAATLGKIRRLVGINLVVGLVLVAIAAARP
- a CDS encoding OmpA family protein, whose protein sequence is MSIVRTALPLVLLTSVLTGCAGLQKTDWPTCAAVGGVVGAGLGATESSSWAGYGALLVGGTAAAYCWVHGDGDEDGDGVPDSRDKCPHTPRGVRVDADGCPPPAPAPVVEEKAVVKEEVIVIRDVHFKFDSATLTPSDKEVLNTVATRLKQESASARLTVTGHTDSVGSDKYNQKLSDRRAHSVVEYLISQGVPRSSFVSVTGAGESQPVADNKTADGRALNRRTEIKIDR
- the dinG gene encoding ATP-dependent DNA helicase DinG, whose protein sequence is MISTELKTTIQGAYTRFLEAKSLKPRYGQRLMIAEIAKVLGDIDTDDEGRRSGDPAIVAVEAGTGTGKTVAYSLAAIPAAKAAGKRLVIATATVALQEQIVYKDLPDLMRNSGLNFSFALAKGRGRYMCLSKLDMLLQEGHAQTATAQLFEEEGFKIEVDEASQKLFTSMIEKLAGNKWDGDRDSWSTALEDADWARLTTDHSQCTNRHCPNFGQCAFYKAREGMGKVDVIVTNHDMVLADLALGGGAVLPDPRDTIYVFDEGHHLPDKAIGHFAHYTRLRSTADWLEATAKNLTKLLAQHPLPGDLGKLIEQVPELAREIKTQQQFMFSACEQVADFKPGEDVEGRERPRHRFVGGVIPEHMREMGIELKKGFARLTDLFTRLTELLKEGMDGEVNIGIASNQAEEWYPLFGSLLSRSSGNWELWTAFTVEDPEDNPPMARWLTLAESGSLFDIEVNASPILAADMLRRNLWNVAYGALVTSATLTALGTFDRFRMRAGLPKTAVTAVVPSPFHHADAGVLRVPDLKADPRDAPAHTAAIIRDLPELVEGSRGTLVLFSSRKQMQDVFDGLDRDWRKQVFIQGNLSKQETLNKHKARVDGGDSSVLFGLASFAEGVDLPGAYCEHVVIAKIPFSVPDDPVEAALAEWIEARGGNPFMEISVPDASLKLVQACGRLLRTEEDRGTITLLDRRLVTQRYGKAILNALPPFRREIS